The window GTAAACGAGACGCCTTCGTTCGCAATCCGATCAATGTTCGGCGTATTGTATCCCATCATTCCGCGGCTGTTATGGCTGATATTCCACGTGCCAATATCGTCGCCCCAGATAATCAGAATGTTTGGTTTGTCGCCGCCCGCCGGGTTTGAATCTGCCGCTTCGGATTGAGCATTGGCTGTCACGGTCGACGTGGCTGCGAGGGCCATCATCGATGTGCCGCTTAAAAGGATAGATCTGCGATCTAAGGTGACGCCGCCCTTATTGGAATTTTGGCTTTCATCTTTCTTACGCATGTACTGGTCCTTTCCAGATCGTTTTTTTCTCACTGCAGCGATACGTGTTCCGGTTAGTTGCTGTGCATGACACATCGAAATCCGACGTGACTGGTCGAGGTATCAATCGGTTGAGGATGGCGCGCGGCGGGGCGATAGCGCCGGCAGTAATTAGGCGCGCAGAGGTGAGACCCTCCCTTGAGTACTTTCCGCGGTATTCGGATCTGAGGCTGGTAAGGATCGAAACTCTGCTCGGCAGAGGGTCCGCGTGGATTCTCAGGAATGCAGCAGGGCTTGCCAGCGTCGGCCGGATGCGCCGGTGCATACCAGTCGCTTGTCCATTCCCACACGTTGCCAATCATGTCGTAGACGCCGTAGCCGTTGGGCGGAAACGCTTTGACGGGTGACGTCCGCTCATAGCCATCGAGCTTCAGGTTTTCGTGCGGAAAATTGCCCTGCCACGTGTTGGCCATCTGTTGGCCGCCCGGCGTTAACTCGTCGCCCCAGGCAAACTCAGCGCTCTCGAGACCACCGCGCGCTGCAAATTCCCACTCAGCTTCGGTTGGCAATCGTTTCCCTGCCCACTTCGCGTAGGCTTCTGCATCGCGATAAGCGATGTGGACGACGGGATGGTTTTCTCGCCCTTTGATCCCGCTTCCGCGACCATACGGGTGCCGCCAATCTGCTCCGAAGCGGAATTCCCACCACTCGCTCCAGTCGCGCGCGTTGATCGATGCCGGTTGAAAAACGAGCGAGCCTGCGTTCAGCATGTGCTCGAGCGCGCCCGGGTAATCTTCCTGATTGGGCGGTGTTTCAGCGAACGTTATGTAACCGGTTGCGTCGACAAAGCTTTTAAACTGAGAATTTGTGACCGGCGCTTCGTCTATCGAGAAGCTATCTACTGTAACGCGATGGCTCGGTGCTTCCTCGCGGTAGTGTTTGTCGGAGCCCATGACAAACGTGCCGCCCGGAATGAAAATCATTCCACGGGCGCGCGGAATCTGCGTAACGCTCGTTGCTCGACAGACATCGTTTTCTCTGTGGTAACAAAACGACGTATTCGTACTAATTTTTCGTACGCTACATTTGCTAGCAGAATAAATTTGCACCAAATGCTTCATTCAGATCAATCGTGGACGGATAATTCGTGAGCATCGCAAAATTAACGCCTCTTGATCAGCTTGGTTGG is drawn from Hyphomicrobium methylovorum and contains these coding sequences:
- a CDS encoding formylglycine-generating enzyme family protein, with translation MIFIPGGTFVMGSDKHYREEAPSHRVTVDSFSIDEAPVTNSQFKSFVDATGYITFAETPPNQEDYPGALEHMLNAGSLVFQPASINARDWSEWWEFRFGADWRHPYGRGSGIKGRENHPVVHIAYRDAEAYAKWAGKRLPTEAEWEFAARGGLESAEFAWGDELTPGGQQMANTWQGNFPHENLKLDGYERTSPVKAFPPNGYGVYDMIGNVWEWTSDWYAPAHPADAGKPCCIPENPRGPSAEQSFDPYQPQIRIPRKVLKGGSHLCAPNYCRRYRPAARHPQPIDTSTSHVGFRCVMHSN